A genomic segment from Spinacia oleracea cultivar Varoflay chromosome 3, BTI_SOV_V1, whole genome shotgun sequence encodes:
- the LOC110780770 gene encoding uncharacterized protein isoform X1, with protein sequence MCAMHILLGKYAIFAGSTWFALEMKEISDDCERFIAFPSGHIYLRKQGGLDSSLIVAVASRYLEEMEGAYQWGSQLHSFCIGLEISQLQEKLMIIFQLVIMSLHSLFRPGSVGWDQLCSHKDQGGLGFRNISLWNQAAVGKLA encoded by the exons ATGTGTGCTATGCATATATTACTCGGTAAATACGCTATCTTTGCAGGGTCCACTTGGTTTGCTttagaaatgaaagagataagTGATGATTGTGAACGGTTCATCGCTTTTCCTTCTGGACATATATATTTAAGAAAACAAG GTGGATTGGATTCATCACTTATTGTTGCTGTAGCATCACGTTACTTGGAAGAAATGGAAGGAGCTTACCAATGGGGTTCACAGTTGCACTCCTTTTGCATTGGACTGGAG ATCTCACAGCTGCAAGAGAAGTTGATGATTATCTTTCAACTCGTCATCATGAGCTTACATTCACTATTCAG ACCAGGTAGTGTTGGATGGGATCAGCTCTGTAGTCACAAAGATCAAGGTGGGCTGGGTTTTAGGAACATTTCCCTTTGGAATCAAGCAGCTGTAGGGAAACTGGCTTAG
- the LOC110780770 gene encoding asparagine synthetase [glutamine-hydrolyzing] 2 isoform X2, translated as MKEISDDCERFIAFPSGHIYLRKQGGLDSSLIVAVASRYLEEMEGAYQWGSQLHSFCIGLEISQLQEKLMIIFQLVIMSLHSLFRPGSVGWDQLCSHKDQGGLGFRNISLWNQAAVGKLA; from the exons atgaaagagataagTGATGATTGTGAACGGTTCATCGCTTTTCCTTCTGGACATATATATTTAAGAAAACAAG GTGGATTGGATTCATCACTTATTGTTGCTGTAGCATCACGTTACTTGGAAGAAATGGAAGGAGCTTACCAATGGGGTTCACAGTTGCACTCCTTTTGCATTGGACTGGAG ATCTCACAGCTGCAAGAGAAGTTGATGATTATCTTTCAACTCGTCATCATGAGCTTACATTCACTATTCAG ACCAGGTAGTGTTGGATGGGATCAGCTCTGTAGTCACAAAGATCAAGGTGGGCTGGGTTTTAGGAACATTTCCCTTTGGAATCAAGCAGCTGTAGGGAAACTGGCTTAG
- the LOC110780770 gene encoding asparagine synthetase [glutamine-hydrolyzing] 2 isoform X3, whose product MCAMHILLGKYAIFAGSTWFALEMKEISDDCERFIAFPSGHIYLRKQGGLDSSLIVAVASRYLEEMEGAYQWGSQLHSFCIGLEGSLDLTAAREVDDYLSTRHHELTFTIQTR is encoded by the exons ATGTGTGCTATGCATATATTACTCGGTAAATACGCTATCTTTGCAGGGTCCACTTGGTTTGCTttagaaatgaaagagataagTGATGATTGTGAACGGTTCATCGCTTTTCCTTCTGGACATATATATTTAAGAAAACAAG GTGGATTGGATTCATCACTTATTGTTGCTGTAGCATCACGTTACTTGGAAGAAATGGAAGGAGCTTACCAATGGGGTTCACAGTTGCACTCCTTTTGCATTGGACTGGAG GGTTCTCTAGATCTCACAGCTGCAAGAGAAGTTGATGATTATCTTTCAACTCGTCATCATGAGCTTACATTCACTATTCAG ACCAGGTAG